In Mesorhizobium sp. 113-3-3, a genomic segment contains:
- a CDS encoding sugar-binding transcriptional regulator: MVGFGNGLLRDDETSMATRAAWLHYAGGLTQSEVAKRLGLTSLKAHRLITKANQEGLVKVYIDGEVSECVELEDELSRRYGLDYCEVVPDFDSEDLPLKALGIAGAQFLKREIERGEEALIGVGHGRTLAACVEYLPRTSTDKIRFVSLLGGLTRKFSANPHDVIHRLAERTGAEAYVMPVPMFANTAEDRTVLLGQKGISEVFDLARSADLLFAGIGTAEREASLVATGMIEKGEMEEIRRNGGVGELLGHFFDEAGKAVATTVSDRALALTREDIASRRIVAVAGGKIKVRAIKSVLEGRYLKGLITDERTARSLVEETPVG, encoded by the coding sequence ATGGTAGGGTTCGGCAACGGTCTCCTGCGCGACGACGAAACCAGCATGGCGACGCGTGCCGCCTGGCTTCATTATGCCGGCGGCCTGACCCAGTCCGAGGTCGCCAAGCGGCTGGGACTGACCAGCCTCAAGGCCCATCGCCTCATCACCAAGGCCAATCAGGAAGGGCTGGTGAAGGTCTATATCGACGGCGAAGTCTCCGAATGCGTCGAGCTCGAGGACGAACTGTCCCGCCGCTACGGCCTCGACTATTGCGAGGTGGTTCCGGACTTCGATTCCGAGGATCTGCCGCTCAAGGCGCTCGGCATTGCCGGCGCGCAGTTCCTCAAGCGCGAGATCGAGCGCGGCGAGGAGGCGCTGATCGGTGTCGGCCATGGCCGCACGCTTGCCGCTTGCGTGGAATATCTGCCGCGCACCTCGACCGACAAGATCCGCTTCGTCTCGCTGCTTGGCGGCCTGACGCGCAAATTCTCGGCCAACCCGCACGATGTTATTCATCGGCTCGCCGAACGCACCGGCGCCGAAGCCTATGTCATGCCGGTGCCGATGTTCGCCAACACGGCGGAGGACCGGACCGTCCTGCTCGGCCAGAAGGGCATCAGCGAGGTCTTCGATCTCGCGCGCTCCGCCGACCTGCTGTTTGCCGGTATCGGCACCGCCGAACGCGAGGCGTCGCTGGTTGCCACCGGCATGATCGAAAAGGGCGAGATGGAGGAGATCCGCCGCAACGGAGGCGTCGGCGAATTGCTCGGCCATTTCTTCGACGAGGCCGGCAAGGCGGTGGCGACGACCGTTTCCGACCGGGCGCTGGCCTTGACGCGTGAGGACATTGCCAGCCGCCGGATCGTCGCCGTCGCCGGCGGCAAGATCAAGGTTCGCGCCATCAAGTCGGTGCTGGAGGGCCGCTATCTCAAGGGCCTGATAACAGACGAGCGGACGGCGCGATCCCTCGTGGAAGAGACGCCGGTCGGGTAG
- a CDS encoding carbohydrate ABC transporter permease codes for MEHTSLLERILRGIALTLVVIFFMFPIVWIFMMSFQTNETILRIPPQLIFEPTLANYTALITGKLMTAAGTLDIAFMRNLGNSVFLSVTSVAVSLLLGVPAAYAFARHKFRGSEDIAFTLLSFKFAPALLVLLPLTLYFQKLGLANTYIGLIWVYQLICLPLILWIVRGYFEDIPADIEYAYRIGGHSWFATFRKIALPLAGPGIAAAGLLAFIFAWNNFVFALVLASADKQPVTVGALAFITSSGIQYGQISAAIVLSITPTLALALYAQRYLVEGLSLGAVKG; via the coding sequence ATGGAACACACCTCGCTTCTCGAACGCATCCTGCGCGGCATCGCGCTGACGCTGGTCGTGATCTTCTTCATGTTCCCGATCGTCTGGATCTTCATGATGTCGTTCCAGACCAACGAGACCATCCTGCGCATTCCGCCGCAGCTGATCTTCGAGCCGACGCTCGCCAACTACACGGCGCTGATCACCGGCAAGCTGATGACCGCCGCCGGCACGCTCGACATCGCCTTCATGCGCAATCTCGGGAATTCGGTGTTCCTGTCGGTGACTTCGGTGGCGGTCTCGCTGCTGCTCGGCGTGCCGGCGGCCTACGCCTTCGCGCGGCACAAATTCCGTGGCTCGGAGGACATCGCCTTCACGCTGCTGTCCTTCAAGTTCGCGCCGGCGCTGCTGGTGCTGCTGCCGCTCACCCTTTATTTCCAGAAGCTCGGGCTCGCCAACACCTATATCGGCCTGATCTGGGTCTACCAGCTGATCTGCCTGCCGCTGATCCTGTGGATCGTGCGCGGCTATTTCGAGGATATCCCGGCCGACATCGAATATGCCTACCGCATCGGCGGCCATTCCTGGTTCGCCACCTTCCGCAAGATCGCGCTGCCGCTCGCCGGACCCGGCATCGCCGCCGCCGGCCTGCTCGCCTTCATCTTCGCCTGGAACAATTTCGTTTTCGCCCTGGTGCTGGCCTCGGCCGACAAGCAGCCGGTGACGGTCGGCGCGCTCGCCTTCATTACCTCCTCGGGCATCCAGTACGGCCAGATCTCGGCGGCCATCGTGCTCTCGATCACGCCGACGCTGGCGCTCGCCCTCTATGCGCAGCGCTATCTCGTCGAAGGCCTCTCGCTTGGCGCGGTGAAAGGATAG
- a CDS encoding FGGY-family carbohydrate kinase, with product MRDILIGIDAGTSVIKSIAFDIKGRQIAAAALPNHYETLPGGGAEQDLARTWSDAATTLRQLADKVPDLASRTVAIAVTGQGDGTWLIDAKGEPVAKGWLWLDARAAGVVEEIRARPEDRLRFEKTGSGLAACQQGSQFVFMKRAMPAMLGKAATAFHCKDWLYFKLTGERATDPSEGTFTFGDFHTRDYSDEVLDVLGVTDLRHLLPPIVDGTRHSTGLSPAAADATGMLAGTPVVLGYVDVVCTALGAGLLDRQRKPGCSIIGSTGMHMRLAETPDDVQLNEAATGYTMAMPAPGVFAQMQSNMAATLNIDWVLGLASGILASQGLTRSNGEMITLVDAWIAAAQPASLLYQPYVSEAGERGPFVDANARAGFVGISSRHGYADLVRAVFEGLAFAARDCYAAMGPLPREVRLTGGAARSPALRKILGAALGADIRTSAREEAGAAGAAMIAAVSVGLYKSMDECVGEWVTPLLGEAEPSDRSLAAIYDKMTPSYMLAHQALRPVWRAMAASQAN from the coding sequence ATGCGTGACATACTGATCGGCATCGATGCCGGAACCTCCGTCATCAAATCCATCGCCTTCGACATAAAGGGCCGGCAGATTGCCGCCGCGGCTCTCCCGAACCATTATGAGACGCTGCCGGGCGGCGGCGCCGAACAGGATCTGGCGCGCACATGGAGCGATGCCGCCACGACCCTGCGCCAGCTTGCCGACAAGGTGCCCGATCTCGCCAGCCGGACGGTGGCGATCGCGGTCACCGGGCAAGGCGACGGCACCTGGCTGATCGACGCCAAGGGTGAGCCGGTGGCCAAGGGCTGGCTCTGGCTCGACGCGCGCGCGGCCGGCGTCGTCGAGGAGATCCGTGCGCGGCCCGAGGACCGGCTCCGCTTCGAAAAGACCGGCAGCGGCCTCGCCGCCTGCCAGCAGGGTTCGCAATTCGTCTTCATGAAGCGCGCCATGCCCGCAATGCTCGGCAAGGCGGCAACCGCCTTCCACTGCAAGGACTGGCTCTATTTCAAGCTCACCGGTGAACGCGCCACCGATCCGTCCGAGGGCACCTTCACCTTCGGCGATTTCCACACCCGCGACTATAGCGACGAGGTGCTCGACGTGCTCGGCGTCACCGATCTCCGGCACTTGCTGCCGCCGATCGTCGACGGCACCAGACACAGCACCGGTCTGTCGCCGGCGGCGGCCGACGCCACCGGCATGCTGGCCGGCACGCCGGTCGTGCTCGGTTATGTCGACGTCGTCTGCACCGCGCTCGGCGCCGGCCTGCTCGATCGCCAGCGCAAGCCCGGCTGCTCGATCATCGGCTCCACCGGGATGCACATGCGGCTCGCTGAGACTCCTGACGACGTGCAGCTCAACGAAGCGGCGACCGGTTATACGATGGCGATGCCGGCGCCCGGCGTGTTCGCGCAGATGCAGTCCAACATGGCGGCGACGCTCAACATCGACTGGGTGCTGGGGCTCGCGTCAGGTATCCTCGCCTCGCAAGGCCTCACACGCAGCAATGGCGAGATGATCACGCTGGTCGATGCCTGGATCGCGGCCGCGCAGCCCGCCTCGCTGCTCTATCAGCCCTATGTGTCGGAAGCGGGTGAGCGGGGGCCGTTCGTCGATGCCAATGCCAGGGCCGGCTTCGTCGGCATTTCCTCGCGGCACGGCTATGCTGACCTTGTCCGCGCCGTCTTCGAGGGCCTGGCGTTCGCCGCGCGCGACTGTTACGCCGCCATGGGACCGTTGCCGCGCGAAGTCCGCCTGACCGGCGGCGCCGCCAGAAGCCCGGCGCTGCGCAAGATCTTGGGTGCGGCGCTGGGTGCTGACATTCGCACCAGCGCGCGCGAGGAGGCGGGCGCGGCGGGCGCGGCGATGATCGCCGCGGTCAGCGTCGGCCTTTACAAATCAATGGACGAATGCGTCGGCGAATGGGTGACGCCGTTGCTCGGCGAGGCCGAGCCGAGCGACCGCAGCCTCGCCGCGATATACGACAAGATGACCCCGTCCTACATGTTGGCACACCAGGCGCTGCGGCCGGTCTGGCGCGCAATGGCGGCATCGCAGGCAAATTGA
- a CDS encoding carbohydrate ABC transporter permease — protein MTAVVSQRPKPSGFRISKRVLPYVLSLPALLVCIGILIPFLTSVVYSFQRYRLSQPWARQFNWGDNYISFFTDPKFWNTLKVSLLYAGTTVVLELLLGLAIALLLQKRSTLNNFISIMLLMPLMTAPALAALMWKLMTNPGFGVLSYLASLIGLQDFRWASSPSTALFTVVLVDIWVYTPFIMILLLAGLRSLPTQPFEAAALDGVPRSFVFFRITLPMLTPYILTATLFRLLDSIQQFDIIYAMTQGGPGDTLTVFQVEAYLNFFQSTNVGRSAALMIILWAITYFLSNIFIKNWLRLRERARGQA, from the coding sequence ATGACTGCGGTGGTATCGCAAAGGCCCAAGCCATCCGGCTTCAGGATCAGCAAGAGGGTGCTGCCCTATGTGCTCAGCCTGCCGGCCTTGCTCGTCTGCATCGGCATCCTGATCCCGTTCCTGACCTCGGTCGTCTATTCCTTCCAGCGCTACCGGCTGAGCCAACCCTGGGCGCGGCAGTTCAACTGGGGCGACAACTACATCTCCTTCTTCACCGATCCGAAATTCTGGAACACGCTCAAGGTGTCGCTGCTCTATGCCGGCACCACCGTCGTGCTGGAACTGCTTCTCGGCCTCGCCATCGCCTTGCTGCTGCAGAAGCGCTCGACGCTGAACAATTTCATCTCGATCATGCTGTTGATGCCGCTGATGACGGCGCCCGCGCTTGCGGCGCTCATGTGGAAACTGATGACCAATCCCGGCTTCGGCGTGCTGAGCTATCTTGCCAGCCTGATCGGGCTGCAGGATTTCCGCTGGGCGTCGTCGCCCTCGACGGCGCTGTTCACCGTCGTGCTCGTCGACATCTGGGTCTACACGCCCTTCATCATGATCTTGCTGCTCGCCGGACTGCGCAGCCTGCCGACGCAGCCCTTCGAGGCGGCCGCACTCGATGGCGTGCCGCGAAGCTTCGTCTTCTTCCGCATCACGCTGCCGATGCTGACGCCCTACATCCTGACGGCGACTTTGTTCCGCCTGCTCGATTCCATCCAGCAGTTCGACATCATCTATGCGATGACCCAAGGCGGGCCGGGCGATACGCTGACCGTCTTCCAGGTCGAGGCCTATCTCAACTTCTTCCAGTCGACCAATGTCGGCCGCTCGGCGGCGCTGATGATCATCCTGTGGGCAATCACCTATTTTCTCTCCAACATCTTCATCAAGAACTGGCTCAGGCTGCGCGAACGCGCCCGTGGCCAGGCATAG
- a CDS encoding ABC transporter ATP-binding protein, translated as MSQSALTISGVDKFYGPIDRGVHAVKNLTMEITKGEIVALLGSSGCGKTSTLRMIAGFEEVSRGAISVGGRQVHTLPPVRRNVAMAFEGYSLYPPLTVRENMAFALKAARLPKSEVDAKVASIAKLLEIEDILERYPSSISGGQQQRASLGRALIREADLHLLDEPMGQLEPQLRAVLRGRIKHFIKERGLTAILVTHDQTEANALADRIAVMEGGVLQQFDTPDRIKERPANLFTGTFVGEPPMNVFEAYVGATAGRINLKLPDGLSLDYDKDAFSAPVRDQLLSRERVVIGIRPYAVRRSKEGVPARVSANQWLGDQTHIAADFAGGSLVLVEHDRTRLDLGAPINVSIDPKNLHVFDQASGKAISHGMELA; from the coding sequence ATGAGCCAAAGCGCACTCACCATATCCGGTGTCGACAAGTTCTATGGCCCGATCGATCGCGGCGTCCACGCGGTCAAGAACCTGACCATGGAAATCACCAAGGGCGAGATCGTCGCCCTGCTTGGTTCGTCCGGCTGCGGCAAGACCTCGACGCTGCGCATGATTGCTGGTTTCGAAGAGGTCTCGCGCGGCGCTATCTCGGTCGGCGGCCGCCAGGTTCACACGCTGCCGCCGGTCAGGCGCAATGTGGCGATGGCCTTCGAGGGCTATTCGCTTTACCCGCCGCTGACCGTGCGTGAGAACATGGCCTTCGCGCTCAAGGCGGCAAGGCTGCCGAAGAGCGAGGTCGACGCCAAGGTCGCCAGCATCGCCAAGTTGCTCGAGATCGAAGATATATTGGAGCGTTATCCCAGCTCCATCTCGGGCGGCCAGCAGCAGCGCGCCAGCCTTGGCCGGGCGCTGATCCGCGAGGCCGATTTGCATCTGCTGGACGAGCCGATGGGGCAGCTCGAACCGCAGCTGCGCGCCGTGCTGCGCGGCCGCATCAAGCATTTCATCAAGGAGCGCGGCCTGACCGCGATCCTGGTCACCCACGACCAGACCGAGGCCAACGCGCTTGCGGACCGCATCGCGGTGATGGAAGGCGGCGTGCTGCAGCAGTTCGACACGCCGGACCGGATCAAGGAGCGCCCGGCGAACCTGTTCACCGGCACCTTCGTCGGCGAGCCGCCGATGAATGTCTTCGAGGCCTATGTCGGCGCGACCGCAGGCCGCATCAATCTCAAGCTGCCCGACGGCCTGTCGCTTGATTACGACAAGGACGCCTTCAGCGCGCCGGTTCGTGACCAACTGCTCAGCCGCGAGCGGGTCGTCATCGGTATCAGGCCCTATGCGGTCCGGCGATCGAAGGAGGGTGTTCCCGCCAGGGTTTCGGCCAACCAATGGCTCGGCGACCAGACCCATATCGCTGCGGACTTCGCCGGCGGTTCGCTGGTCCTGGTCGAACATGACCGCACCCGCCTCGATCTCGGTGCGCCGATCAATGTCAGCATCGATCCGAAAAACCTGCATGTCTTCGACCAGGCCAGCGGCAAGGCGATCTCGCACGGCATGGAGCTCGCCTGA
- a CDS encoding ABC transporter substrate-binding protein, with product MHEKEKDLIDAFLRGQVDRRGLIKGLGAMGLAAGTAGTLLNLGQSRALAADFDWQAHKGKTIKLLLNKHPYADAMIADLENFKKLTGMNVVYDVFPEDVYFDKVTAALSASSPEYDAFMTGAYMTWTYGPAGWITDLNEWIKDPAKTNPNYAWDDFLPGVKNSCAWNGKPGGALGSEDAKQWCIPWGFEQNNITYNKAMFDKAGVTIPGNMDEMVAAAAKLTKDVGGGVYGIGVRGSRSWATIHPGFLSAYANFDQKDLNVSADGKLSAAMNTAESKAFHKQWVQMIQESGPKDWSTYTWYQVGTDLGAGASAMIFDADILGYFMNGGDNKMAGKLAFASFKANPAAKAATPNIWIWSLAMSNFSKDKDATWYFMQWASGPEHGLFGATKMDFVNPVRQSVWKDEMFREKLNKSYPGYVEMFDASAPGASIKFTAQPLFFDLTTEWAATLQKMVAKEVPVDEGLDKLAESINGQLKEAGLG from the coding sequence ATGCATGAGAAAGAGAAAGACCTCATTGACGCCTTCCTGCGCGGACAAGTTGACCGTCGCGGGCTGATAAAGGGCCTCGGTGCCATGGGCCTTGCCGCCGGCACAGCCGGCACGCTGCTCAATCTGGGGCAGAGCCGCGCGCTCGCCGCGGACTTCGACTGGCAGGCGCACAAGGGCAAGACCATCAAGCTCCTGCTCAACAAGCATCCCTATGCCGATGCGATGATCGCCGATCTGGAAAACTTCAAGAAGCTGACGGGCATGAATGTCGTCTATGACGTGTTCCCGGAAGACGTCTATTTCGACAAGGTCACGGCGGCCCTTTCGGCAAGCTCGCCAGAATACGACGCGTTCATGACCGGCGCCTACATGACCTGGACCTATGGTCCCGCCGGCTGGATCACCGACCTCAACGAATGGATCAAGGATCCGGCCAAGACCAACCCGAACTATGCCTGGGACGATTTCCTGCCCGGCGTGAAGAATTCCTGTGCCTGGAATGGCAAGCCGGGCGGCGCGCTGGGTTCGGAAGATGCCAAGCAGTGGTGCATTCCGTGGGGCTTCGAACAGAACAACATCACCTACAACAAGGCGATGTTCGACAAGGCCGGCGTCACCATTCCTGGCAACATGGATGAGATGGTTGCTGCCGCGGCCAAGCTCACCAAGGATGTCGGTGGCGGCGTCTACGGCATTGGCGTGCGTGGCTCGCGCTCCTGGGCGACGATCCATCCCGGCTTCCTGTCGGCCTACGCCAATTTCGACCAGAAGGACCTCAACGTGTCGGCCGACGGTAAATTGTCGGCGGCCATGAACACCGCCGAATCCAAGGCCTTCCACAAGCAGTGGGTGCAGATGATCCAGGAGAGCGGCCCCAAGGACTGGTCGACCTATACCTGGTATCAGGTCGGTACCGATCTCGGCGCCGGCGCCTCGGCGATGATCTTCGACGCCGATATCCTCGGCTACTTCATGAATGGCGGCGACAACAAGATGGCCGGCAAGCTCGCCTTCGCAAGCTTCAAGGCCAATCCGGCAGCCAAGGCGGCGACCCCCAACATCTGGATCTGGTCGCTGGCAATGTCCAATTTCTCCAAGGACAAGGACGCCACCTGGTACTTCATGCAATGGGCCTCCGGGCCGGAGCATGGGCTGTTCGGCGCGACCAAGATGGACTTCGTCAATCCGGTCCGCCAGTCGGTGTGGAAGGACGAGATGTTCCGCGAAAAGCTGAACAAGAGCTATCCCGGTTATGTCGAGATGTTCGACGCCTCGGCGCCCGGCGCCTCGATCAAGTTCACGGCGCAGCCGCTGTTCTTCGACCTCACCACCGAATGGGCGGCGACGCTGCAGAAGATGGTGGCCAAGGAAGTGCCGGTCGACGAGGGCCTCGACAAGCTTGCCGAAAGCATCAACGGCCAGCTCAAGGAAGCCGGTCTCGGTTAA
- a CDS encoding ABC transporter ATP-binding protein yields MASLELKNIVKRYKSQTVLDNLSLTVADGETLVLFGPSGAGKTVLLRLVAGVIDPDEGKIFIGGDDMTDVDAEFRGVGMAFQNFALFPHMTAFDNIATPLEAKRSSPGAIKAGVESVAKLLKIAHVLSHKPRALSNGQKQRTALARALVGSPPLLLLDDPLRNVDAKLRFEMRLELPRLLADRGATVVYVTQDYKEAMALGDRIAVMSQGVIRQLGTPEQIYREPANIEIARLFGDPTINLLDVKPARDSRGIYVGLSNVQVHLAGAHETAVGRDCVIGLRPEALSFVEEGVPGAIPVTVEAETPLNEKIVTLVRTVRGREILVSRPAGTPGRSEGKAHIAVDGKSALLFDHASGDRIGSKNVVALRNGEAA; encoded by the coding sequence ATGGCCAGCCTCGAACTCAAAAACATCGTCAAGCGCTACAAGAGCCAGACCGTCCTCGACAATCTGTCCTTGACGGTCGCCGATGGCGAAACCCTCGTTCTGTTCGGTCCGTCCGGCGCCGGCAAGACGGTGCTGCTCAGGCTGGTTGCCGGCGTCATCGATCCGGATGAGGGCAAGATCTTCATCGGCGGCGACGACATGACCGATGTCGACGCCGAATTCCGTGGCGTCGGCATGGCCTTCCAGAATTTCGCGCTGTTTCCGCATATGACCGCCTTCGACAATATCGCCACGCCGCTGGAGGCCAAGCGTTCCTCGCCGGGCGCGATCAAGGCCGGCGTAGAGAGCGTCGCCAAGCTGCTGAAGATCGCCCATGTGCTCTCGCACAAGCCGCGCGCGCTCTCCAACGGCCAGAAGCAGCGTACAGCACTTGCGCGAGCGCTGGTCGGCTCGCCGCCGCTTCTGCTGCTCGACGATCCCTTGCGCAATGTCGACGCCAAGCTGCGCTTCGAGATGCGGCTCGAACTGCCGCGTCTGCTCGCCGATCGCGGCGCCACCGTCGTCTACGTCACCCAGGACTACAAGGAAGCTATGGCGCTCGGCGATCGCATCGCCGTCATGTCGCAAGGCGTCATAAGACAGCTCGGCACGCCAGAGCAGATCTATCGCGAGCCGGCCAATATCGAGATCGCAAGGCTGTTCGGCGACCCCACCATCAACCTGCTCGACGTCAAGCCTGCGCGGGATAGCAGGGGGATTTATGTCGGCCTGTCGAATGTCCAGGTCCATCTCGCCGGTGCCCATGAGACGGCCGTCGGCCGCGATTGCGTGATCGGCCTGCGGCCCGAAGCGTTGAGCTTCGTCGAGGAAGGCGTGCCCGGCGCCATTCCGGTGACGGTCGAGGCCGAAACGCCGCTCAACGAAAAGATCGTCACGCTGGTGCGCACCGTGCGCGGCCGCGAAATCCTGGTCTCGCGCCCGGCCGGAACACCGGGCCGCAGCGAGGGCAAGGCCCATATCGCCGTCGACGGCAAGAGCGCCTTGCTGTTCGATCACGCCAGCGGCGACCGCATCGGTTCGAAGAACGTCGTCGCCTTGCGCAATGGAGAAGCGGCATGA